The proteins below come from a single Stomoxys calcitrans chromosome 1, idStoCalc2.1, whole genome shotgun sequence genomic window:
- the LOC106086771 gene encoding bax inhibitor 1 produces the protein MDAFQDRFNRFTTGLNDKYEPYVKQHLAKVYMMLGGTSAVTAIGSMLQMKHIVDLGFLAALGSLFLVLGLLFYRDNGKNYYTRVAMLYAFGFCSGQSMGPLLSYVVRVDPSIIVTALVGTFITFASLSAAALLAGRGQFLFLGGILISVVNTMALLSLMNIFFKSVIVQMGQLYIGVIVMAGFILFDTQSIVEKVRLGNRDVVQHALDLFFDVLNMFRRLVIILTQKEERRRENERKRR, from the exons ATGGATGCATTTCAAGATCgtttcaatcggttcacaacGGGACTGAACGATAAGTA TGAACCTTATGTCAAGCAACATTTGGCTAAAGTCTATATGATGTTGGGCGGAACATCGGCCGTAACAGCCATTGGTTCCATGCTCCAAATGAAGCACATTGTTGATTTGGGTTTCCTGGCGGCATTGGGCTCACTTTTCTTGGTATTAGGCCTGTTATTCTACCGCGACAATGGCAAAAACTATTACACCCGAGTTGCCATGTTGTACGCTTTTGGCTTTTGTTCTGGACAATCTATGGGACCCCTATTAAGTTATGTCGTCAGAGTTGATCCATCGATTATAGTTACGGCATTAGTTGGTACATTCATAACTTTTGCATCATTGTCTGCGGCTGCTTTATTGGCTGGTCGCGGCCAATTTCTATTTTTGGGTGGAATTTTGATAAGTGTGGTAAATACCATGGCCCTTTTAAGCCTTATGAACATCtttttcaaatcggtcattGTGCAAATG GGCCAACTTTACATTGGTGTTATCGTTATGGCCGGCTTCATCTTGTTTGATACACAAAGCATTGTTGAAAAAGTTCGCCTTGGTAATCGGGATGTTGTACAGCATGCATTGGATTTGTTCTTTGATGTTTTGAATATGTTCAGGCGTTTGGTGATAATTCTTACACAAAAG GAGGAACGCAGACGCGAAAACGAGCGCAAGCGTCGCTAA